A genomic region of Kribbella sp. NBC_00382 contains the following coding sequences:
- the allB gene encoding allantoinase AllB produces the protein MTALDLVIRARRMVSTTGLVPAAVGVKDGRIVSIDPYDTVYEDATPGEGHGAPELVELAEDEVLFPGLVDSHVHVNDPGRTDWEGFTSATRAAAAGGVTTIIDMPLNSIPPTCDVPALELKRKTAQSQAYVDVGFWGGAIPGNAEQLRPLHEAGVFGFKCFLLHSGVDEFPPLDAKELQRAMREISAFDGLLIVHAEDAHQIDTAPQPDGASYQRFLHSRPREAENAAVAEVIELARQTGCRVHILHVSSADVLPLLAAARRDGVRITAETCPHYLTFSAEEIPDGATQYKCCPPIREAANRELLWQGLRDGLIDLVVSDHSPSTIDLKRLDTGDFGAAWGGIASLQVGLPAVWTGARERGFTLTDVARWMCQAPAAQVGLTHKGRLEVGYDADFCVFAPDESFVVDVAALHHKNAITPYAGRPLAGVVRSTWLRGRPIDIDAGPRGRLLTRGDDA, from the coding sequence ATGACCGCGTTGGACCTCGTCATCCGGGCCCGCCGGATGGTCAGTACCACGGGCCTCGTACCCGCTGCCGTCGGCGTGAAGGACGGCCGGATCGTCAGCATCGACCCGTACGACACGGTGTACGAAGACGCCACCCCAGGCGAAGGGCACGGCGCTCCCGAGCTGGTTGAGCTGGCCGAGGACGAGGTGCTGTTCCCGGGGCTTGTCGACTCGCATGTGCACGTGAACGATCCGGGGCGGACCGACTGGGAGGGCTTCACCAGCGCGACCCGGGCGGCCGCGGCGGGCGGTGTCACCACGATCATCGACATGCCGCTCAACAGTATCCCGCCGACTTGCGACGTACCGGCGTTGGAGCTCAAGAGAAAGACAGCCCAGAGCCAGGCCTACGTCGACGTCGGTTTCTGGGGTGGAGCGATCCCCGGGAACGCCGAGCAGTTGAGGCCGCTGCATGAGGCCGGAGTGTTCGGGTTCAAATGCTTCTTGCTCCACTCGGGAGTCGATGAGTTTCCACCGCTGGACGCCAAAGAGCTCCAGCGCGCGATGCGCGAGATCAGCGCGTTCGACGGACTCCTGATCGTTCATGCCGAGGACGCTCACCAGATCGACACCGCCCCTCAGCCGGACGGTGCGAGTTATCAGCGCTTCCTCCACTCCCGCCCGCGTGAGGCGGAGAACGCCGCAGTGGCTGAGGTGATCGAGCTGGCCCGCCAGACTGGTTGCCGAGTGCACATATTGCACGTGTCCAGCGCCGACGTACTGCCCTTGCTCGCGGCCGCTCGTCGCGACGGCGTGCGGATCACCGCCGAGACCTGCCCGCACTACTTGACCTTCTCCGCCGAGGAGATCCCGGACGGCGCAACGCAGTACAAGTGCTGCCCGCCGATCCGCGAGGCGGCCAACCGTGAGTTGCTTTGGCAGGGGCTGCGCGACGGGCTGATCGACCTGGTCGTCTCCGACCATTCGCCGTCGACCATCGACCTGAAGCGGCTCGACACCGGCGACTTCGGCGCGGCCTGGGGTGGTATCGCGTCGCTCCAAGTCGGGCTGCCGGCCGTCTGGACGGGAGCGCGCGAACGGGGTTTCACGCTCACCGACGTCGCCCGCTGGATGTGCCAGGCGCCGGCCGCGCAGGTGGGTCTGACGCACAAGGGCCGGCTCGAGGTCGGGTACGACGCTGACTTCTGCGTGTTCGCGCCCGACGAGTCGTTCGTGGTGGATGTCGCCGCGCTCCATCACAAGAACGCGATCACCCCGTACGCCGGACGGCCGCTTGCCGGTGTGGTTCGCAGTACCTGGCTGCGCGGCCGCCCCATCGACATCGACGCCGGCCCCCGCGGCCGGCTGCTGACCCGAGGAGACGACGCATGA